The Magnolia sinica isolate HGM2019 chromosome 3, MsV1, whole genome shotgun sequence genome includes the window gaggaggatgagggagggagagagattttgggatcgggtcggggtaaggtgcggcgggtagggttagagggtcgggtttcaaatcgagtcgggtctaacctgatcgagtttcgggtcgagttactaggtaacttgactcagtttgagttcggattgagtgaagcctactcggtttggaccgattcacccattcggttcgggtcgagtcggatgaGTCGAGTTAGCCAGCTCGAGTCATCCGGTGCCCACCTCTACTAAAGATCTCACAGATTAGAAGATTATGGTTATCGAATCTTTACAATTTTCAGCTGAATGTGGGCCACTATAGTTTCTTTCTTGATCATCTCTTTGCTGGTGACCAATCAAAGGACTAGGATTCTCACAATTGAGAGATTTTCAAAGCATAGGCCATCCGTAGACCACATTAAGGCCCATTGTCTTAGTTTGGATCGAGGATCATCGGCCCCACTTGTCCAATATCGAAATCCAATAGTGTTGTAGATATTTTTAGGTCAACTATTGTATAAGATCCATTCTTAAAACTCGATGACTCAACTTAAACTCAAAAGTCTGTAGATTCGTGTCAAATAACTCAGTCGAGTTTCTTTCAAATCTTGAATAACAAGACTCGGTGATattcattatttaaaaaatattaatattGAAGAGTTCTAGCGAGTCGAGTCCAGATTTTAGgagttttgtctttttttttgtaGGCAAGCCCAATTGAGATGACCGATGAGTCTTGATGAAAGTGAacaagttgagtcaactcagctggGTCAAACTCTAGTTTTTTTGGACTTTCAAATACATATAGGATCTCAAAAAGTATGTAGCACTTTAAAATAACATCCAGATGACATTCATACCATTCATCGTCGGCAATAAGCTCCTTAACAGGCTTTTCCCCACCTTGTATTTTAACAGTTGCATGGTTGACATCAGGATACTGACTCGAGGAATGATTTCCCCATATTATAACATTCTTAACGTCACTGACTTGAATGTTCAGCCTCTCTGATATCTGACCTAGAGCCCTGTTGTGATCCAGTCGTGTCAAGCATGTTATGTTTTTCTCAGGGATGGATGGAGCAAACTCTTTGAGGATCAATGCATTGGTGTTCGCTGGATTAGCAACAACCAGCACCTGCAACGAACAGCAAACAGAAATGTTGGCAAACAGCAGGGCAGTAGTAATAGGATTAGGAGCATGGATTTGCTGCTTTCTAATGACTTGAGGTAGGTAAAATGAACAGGTTGTGTGAAGTTTGCAAACACAAGTGGTGTTTTCACCTTGCAATTTGCAGCTGCATGCTTCTCTAAAGCAGAGGCTTGAGACTTGTAGATGGAGACATTTTTTGTCATCACATCTTTTCTTTCCATTCCTTCCTTCCTTGGGAACCCACCAACCATGACAGCAATATTGACATCAGTGCATGCCTCAACAACATCAGTAGTAGCAACAACACCTGCAACATcataataaaacaaaaatattgcTAAATTGGTAGCTGCAACAACACCAGCAACATCTCTTTTTTTAAGATATGCAAcatctttcttcttccttgagagagagagagatcccatTTTATTGCTAAAGTTGTAATGGAATAGAGATACTGAATGTGGCACTAGAATAATTTTTGAGTAACAGGGCATAAAATAATATGGAAGGATTAGAGATGGTACCTTTAAGAAGAGGAAATGCAGCATCAACCAACTCCATTTTCACCCCATTCAAGGACTCCGCAGCAGGTGGAATATCAAGCATGTGCAAAATTACAGGCTGGTCGGGACCCAACATCACTCCTCTAGCAATCATAGGGACAAGAGCATACCCTATTTGTCCTGCAAATCAACCAACTttgctataaaataaaaaaaataaaaataaaataaaatattcacAAAAAAACAGATACACATAAAACCACCCTTTGCAACTTGTTAGGAGGCAAGTTTAACCTTATGCTCTAAATTCTAAATTTGTAATGCTAGTTCACTTTGAATCATGTGATCCTTTTGATCAGCTTCAGACGACAATAAAGAGGGAATGAAGGTGATCTTAAGACTGTTATTTTTATGAAAATCAAACCACCATATTCCTTTACATGCAATCAAGACAGCTGATTTCTACAAACACAACACGTGATCCAAAATCATTTAATTAATTGGTCCATCACCACATGCATTTAGTAAATCTTGTATGGACCAATTCATTAAATAATTTTGGGTCATGAAGCACATTTGTAGAAATCAGTTGTCTTGATTACATAAAGACTTCTTTAGTTCCCTTCCCTTTTCATTTTGAGATTTCTGCTAACTATCAGTAACAATGACATCTATTCTATCCAACTAAAAGATGAAGGCACTAAAAAAGTACATAAAGAAAGTAATTTAAACCCCAAAAGGGGAAGCAAATAGATCaataagagaagaaagagattgcGTTATGgaaaataagagaatttcattcaacttgtcttattccataggccataTTTATAATCAGTCCTTACAATCTGCAATAAAAGTTATGGAATCTAAACATAGAATTCCTAGCTAACCAATATTTGAGAAAATAGGAACTACCTAAATAAAAAAGCTCTGCAATTAAGAAAATacctaaataagaaaaatctaaaattagtccttgcctaatataaagataggaaagaaaatgaaaatttcctgATGTAGatatttgaaagaaaaggaaagtagagATGGGCTAAAAGAGGAAAGTGGGAATTTTTCTTGTGCACACGTGTTGAGTGTGCACACATGAGATGTAAGCCTTTTCTTCAAATCTCGATCATTCGGATTGCGTGGCCATTTGATTGCATCAGAAAGGTTGCCTAGATTTTTGAAGGGAAGAGATCCAGTCCCTGCAGACGCTAAAAACCTCCATGCCTCCATGTTCCATGCGGCGCCTGTGTATGATAATCTGGAACATGCATCTGCCTGCTCTGTCATTGATTGACCGCTAACCAAATTGCCTTGATTTGGCTACACTAACCAACCAGCAAGTGACCTTTTGCTACTGAATATGAGCAGTCGGGACTGTTGTCTTTTATCATCCATTTGTATAGCACAAAGTGGAGGGTTAGGTTCATTGAAactgttttggtttttttttcccttttttttttatccaAGGGCCGTTCACCTATTGGACCTATTGGATGAACAGTTCTGATCTCATCCATGTACACCACATGTGCAGATATGATATGGAGGCACAAAACCTGCTATGCCTCAGGAGAGACAGGATCAGCTGCCTCAAGGAACAACTTCAGTCCACAAGAGGTGATAGATTATAGATCTCTACAAGATTAAGACATGAGAATCATACATAACAGTAGACCCTTCACTGTCTAGATCTCCAGATGAAAATATCCGCATCATGATCTATATGGAAATCTTCAAATACTCGAACAGATCAAGTAAAAAATATACTCTAATGCGCAATTCCCATAAAGATTTCCACATAATCAAATTTGAGAGCCTGTTAAAATCCATCTAAAAGGCTTACTTCTCTAAATCTTTCACTAAGTCAACGAAAACAGCAAAAAGATGACATATTGCATTAATAAGAACTTGATCTACAGAGTATCCTTTGCAATCATCAGATTCCCGCTATCTATTCCAGCCCTTCTTAAAACCCTAGTTTTGAGAGGACCAGATGAGAAAACCTGCCACATAACATGCTTCAAACGCGAATTTCGCCAAATCCTTACTCAAgtcaagaaaaagaaaacctcTTTTCTGATCTAAAAATCAATTGTAGTGTAAAGGAGTACATTTTTAGATAGGATCGCTTTGTTCAAACCCTGATTCCGTCGGATCATCAATCGATTAGccgtataaaaataaataaataaataaataattttaaaaaaggaaGGTAAGTAAATTCTAGTAGTAGTAGTCTCAAGCGACTACGTGAAGGGATCTGAAACGGATCCGAAAAGAAGAGAGATTTAATGAACCTGCGGCTCCTGTGACGAGAACTCGAACGGGCTCTTTCGCCATTGATGGTGATGAAGTTGAGATTACGGAGCAGAAATGTCGATTGTGGAAAAGAAATGAGGAGGAAAAGGTCAGTGGCGATGAAAACGAAGTTTATATACTTCTCTTCAGAGTCATCAGACCAAGTGGCCTAAAAATGCGCATAATACGTAGGGTGCATATGCGGCTACGGTACGCTGTTCTAAATTCAAAAAGCAGCAGATAAAGGAAGGTGCGCTGCGGGAGTACCAATTTCTTTTAAATGGGAACGTTTTCGGTTGATAAGAACCGTTAAAATGTAGGACCCAACACTATCCCAATAAAGGATCCTGTATTTTTAATGCGACAGATTCATGATCATTGATCCCACAAAGGTCGTACTTGGTTAGGTatggatggaaacggattggctactccccctaacaccagccccggagctggtggtcggtgctgtgtgggcccatcatgatgtatgtgtttcatccattccgtctatctatttttttagatcaatttatggtaatacacaaaaaatgaggtatatcccaatctcaagtggaccacattacaggaaacagtgttgaatgaacttcgaccgttaaaaactttttgggggccataaaagtattggatcaagttgatctttgttttatcccttcatctggatctttatgacctaataaacggattggatttcaaataaacagtacatcaggccttaggaggatttaaatgatggatatccaatcactatttttttcctgtggtgtgatccatttgagatttatatccctctcatttttcggataaagacataaaatgatatttttaaatggatgaacggaatggatgaaacacatacatcatagtggggaccACAGCGCACcaaccaccagctccggggctggtgtcagggggagtagccaatccgtttccggtatGGATGGAAATAATCTGCTCAGATTCTCGCGTCCGTTGCATTTGGATTCCCGCCGTTTATGATGAAGGCATCCTTGAAGTGCAGCCTATCCATTGGAGGGCTCAGATCACATGTGCACGTAGGCGCAAGGCGCAGGCATGGCCACCACAATCCCGCGCGAGATTATAGCCGCGTGTGAGGTCTGATAGGATCACACGAGCGTACAGGGCAGACATGTACATGCATAACCTTGTGGCCACATGGAAGTAAAGGTGCcagatccacaccgaccatcatGTGGTCCAACTATCCACATGGACATATAAATGAAGTAATTAGGTCGGCTCGTCAAATGGTCCACTCTTATGTCTAACTTAAACACGAATGGAATGATTTGGTCAGGTTATTATATAGTGGATTTCTCAGATATCTTAACCAAGACTGCACGGGTCCCctaatgaacggcttagatcaccTGCACGTATGACCCCTCAACACAATTGTAGAGCATGCTTAGCGGCTTTGGCTAGAGTACATTTTGAAGTCAACGGCCGATTCGATCAACGACTAATATCTGCGCCGGTTCCAAGCTTTTACGGCGATTTGAGCATGAATGGTTAAAGCCTACGCATACGAAGCCCACGCCAGAGTCTAACAACGTGCAAGATAAAGCCTTCTCTAGGTTTTTCATGGATTtgctcgtcttcttcttcttccttctttgttttatttttattttatttttattttttttacacacgcacgcacaccaccacacacccacgctgtagtggaatttcaccacctatgggtactcgaatcctcaatcaggtgttgaaactcctgagagtctaccaccagagtatAAAGTGAGGACCTGCACGTTGTTAGACTCTGCACCGCATATCAAATTGTAATTGGCACTGGCACACATATACTCATTGATTTATATCAAGATTTCCTAAGGTTTGAATTTACATATACAGATATAATTTACATATAATtgctggatatatatatatatatatatatatatatatatagagagagagagagagagagagagagagagagagagagagagagagagagagagagagctcacctGCGCACATGcatacctttgcacacgtgtcataggcGTCTAATTGGAACAGTCCATGTAATGCGGCATCCTCCCATGAAACCCCGAGCTaccaattttcaccttgatctaaaactctagtggaccataacagagagagatgcaaatcaagggagaaaactgttttctttttccatggcccaccaaagtttggaATCAAATTAAAAGTTGAGCcttaggggtttcatgaggtgccgcatcacatggaccgcatGCAAATCACATCACAtacgatgagttctcaaaaagtttgcaTGAGTTTCATGCTTGGcattgtatatgtgtgtgtgtgtgtgtgtgtgtggccaacATTCATCTAATAAAGGATTGATCTACTTCTTGAATGGCATGAACCATTTTACATGCATATGAGTGATATGAATGCATGTAAATGTGTGTATATCTGTCCTCATTGAGATTGGCACGGTCAGCTTCGTACCTATACCCCATTAAGATTGTATAAGCCTATATATTAGTTGATTGATGGATCCCATGGAATATTTGTGTAAACGATGAATATTTGATCATTCACAATGTATGAATCAAATCACACATTCATACTACTGTATGCTACATGGCAAGGTCTGCATAGGAAACGTATTTAAGGCATTGGATAAATTGCAATAATCCAATTTTGTTTCTAaattaatttttgaaaaatatattatTATCTTGATATTTTTAAAGGGATGTGAACGATCAAATTTTTCAAGATAAAATCTATTTAATCTCAAATGTTGATAAGTGTGTGTCATGATCGAAGCATTATGATTTGTATGTGTGCACAAATGGAATCAAATGTGATCAATTGAGTGCGATTAAACCAGTGGTTTATGATAAGTAGTTGGAGATTATGATGAATTACTTATGGTCCATT containing:
- the LOC131240374 gene encoding malate dehydrogenase encodes the protein MAKEPVRVLVTGAAGQIGYALVPMIARGVMLGPDQPVILHMLDIPPAAESLNGVKMELVDAAFPLLKGVVATTDVVEACTDVNIAVMVGGFPRKEGMERKDVMTKNVSIYKSQASALEKHAAANCKVLVVANPANTNALILKEFAPSIPEKNITCLTRLDHNRALGQISERLNIQVSDVKNVIIWGNHSSSQYPDVNHATVKIQGGEKPVKELIADDEWLKGEFITIVQQRGAAIIKARKLSSALSAASAACDHIRDWVLGTPEGTWVSMGVYSDGSYNVPAGLIYSFPVTCCNGEWTIVQGLPIDEFSRKKLDATADELTEEKALAYSCLS